One Pseudomonas sp. FP1742 genomic window carries:
- a CDS encoding MdtB/MuxB family multidrug efflux RND transporter permease subunit: MNISRLFILRPVATTLSMLAIILAGVIAYRLLPVSALPQVDYPTIRVMTLYPGASPDVMTSAVTAPLERQFGQMPGLTQMASTSSGGASVLTLRFSLDINMDVAEQQVQAAINAATNLLPKDLPAPPVYNKVNPADTPVLTLAITSKTMLLPKLNDLVDTRMAQKIAQISGVGMVSIAGGQRQAVRIKVNPEALAANGLNLSDVRTLIGASNVNQPKGNFDGPTRVSMLDANDQLTSPKDYANLILAYKNGAPLRLKDVAEIVDGAENERLAAWANENQAVLLNIQRQPGANVIEVVDRIKALLPSITDNLPAGLDVTVLTDRTQTIRASVTDVQHELLIAIALVVMVTFLFLRRASATIIPSVAVPLSLIGTFGVMYLAGFSVNNLTLMALTIATGFVVDDAIVMLENISRFIEEGDSPLQAALKGAKQIGFTLISLTLSLIAVLIPLLFMADVVGRLFREFAITLAVAILISLVVSLTLTPMMCARLLKREPKEKDQGWFYRSSGATIDWMIAAYGRKLQWVLKHQPLTLLVAIGTLALTVFLYMVVPKGFFPVQDTGVIQGISEAPQSISFAAMSERQQQLAKVILADPAVESLSSYIGVDGDNSTLNSGRLLINLKSHSHRDLSATQVIARLQPELDKLVGIRLFMQPVQDLTIEDRVSRTQYQFSMSSPDAELLSLWSERLVEALAQRPELTDVASDLQDKGLQVYLVIDRDAASRVGVSVANITDALYDAFGQRQISTIYTQASQYRVVLQSQSGEKIGPDALNQIHVKTTDGGQVRLSSLAHVEERQAQLAITHIGQFPAVMMSFNLAPGVALGHAVQIIDQVQKDIGMPIGVQTQFQGAAEAFQASLSSTLLLILAAVVTMYIVLGVLYESYIHPITILSTLPSAAVGALLALLLSGNDLGMIAIIGIILLIGIVKKNAIMMIDFALEAERNQGMDPQAAIYQAALLRFRPILMTTLAALFGAVPLMLATGSGAELRQPLGLVMVGGLLVSQVLTLFTTPVIYLYFDRLGRRWGRKAQSVDPVEQP; the protein is encoded by the coding sequence ATGAACATCTCGCGGCTGTTCATCCTTCGCCCGGTCGCCACGACCCTGAGCATGCTGGCCATTATTCTGGCCGGTGTGATCGCTTATCGGCTGCTGCCGGTGTCGGCATTGCCCCAGGTCGATTACCCGACCATCCGCGTCATGACGCTCTATCCCGGCGCCAGCCCGGATGTCATGACCAGCGCCGTGACTGCGCCGCTGGAGCGTCAATTCGGCCAGATGCCCGGCCTGACCCAGATGGCCTCGACCAGTTCCGGTGGCGCCTCGGTGCTGACCCTGCGGTTCAGCCTCGACATCAACATGGACGTCGCCGAGCAGCAGGTGCAGGCCGCGATCAACGCCGCGACCAATTTGCTGCCCAAGGATTTGCCGGCGCCGCCGGTGTACAACAAGGTCAACCCGGCGGATACCCCGGTGCTGACCCTGGCCATCACCTCCAAAACCATGCTGTTGCCCAAGCTCAATGACTTGGTCGATACCCGCATGGCGCAGAAAATCGCCCAGATCAGCGGCGTCGGCATGGTCAGCATTGCCGGTGGTCAGCGTCAGGCGGTGCGGATCAAGGTCAACCCCGAGGCCCTGGCGGCCAACGGCCTGAACCTGTCGGACGTGCGCACCTTGATCGGCGCCTCCAACGTCAACCAGCCCAAGGGCAACTTCGACGGCCCGACCCGGGTGTCGATGCTCGACGCCAACGACCAGCTGACTTCCCCCAAGGACTACGCCAACCTGATCCTCGCTTACAAAAACGGCGCGCCGTTGCGGCTCAAGGACGTGGCGGAAATTGTCGATGGCGCCGAGAACGAACGCCTGGCGGCGTGGGCCAATGAAAACCAGGCCGTGCTGCTGAACATCCAGCGTCAACCCGGCGCCAACGTCATCGAAGTGGTCGACCGGATCAAGGCCTTGCTGCCGAGCATCACCGACAACCTGCCGGCCGGCCTCGACGTCACGGTGCTCACCGATCGCACCCAGACCATCCGCGCCTCGGTCACCGACGTGCAACACGAACTGCTGATCGCCATCGCCCTGGTGGTGATGGTCACGTTCCTGTTCCTGCGGCGGGCCAGTGCCACGATCATTCCGTCGGTGGCGGTGCCGCTGTCGTTGATCGGCACCTTCGGCGTGATGTACCTCGCCGGGTTTTCGGTCAACAACCTGACCCTGATGGCGCTGACCATCGCCACCGGTTTTGTGGTGGACGATGCGATCGTCATGCTGGAGAACATTTCCCGCTTCATCGAAGAGGGCGACAGCCCGCTGCAAGCGGCGCTCAAGGGTGCCAAGCAGATCGGCTTCACCCTGATTTCCCTGACCCTGTCGTTGATCGCGGTGCTGATTCCGCTGCTGTTCATGGCCGACGTGGTGGGGCGCTTGTTCCGCGAGTTCGCGATCACGTTGGCGGTGGCGATTCTGATTTCCCTGGTGGTGTCCCTGACCCTAACGCCGATGATGTGCGCGCGGTTGCTCAAGCGTGAGCCCAAGGAAAAAGATCAGGGCTGGTTCTACCGCTCCAGTGGAGCGACCATCGACTGGATGATCGCCGCCTACGGGCGCAAGTTGCAGTGGGTGCTCAAGCATCAGCCGCTGACCTTGCTGGTGGCCATCGGCACGCTGGCATTGACCGTGTTCCTGTACATGGTGGTGCCCAAGGGTTTCTTCCCGGTGCAGGACACCGGGGTGATCCAGGGTATTTCCGAGGCGCCGCAGTCGATTTCCTTCGCGGCGATGAGCGAGCGTCAGCAGCAACTGGCCAAGGTGATTCTGGCTGACCCCGCGGTCGAGAGCCTGTCGTCCTACATCGGGGTCGACGGTGATAACTCGACGCTCAACAGCGGTCGCCTGCTGATCAACCTCAAGTCCCACAGCCACCGCGACCTGAGCGCGACCCAAGTCATTGCCCGCCTGCAACCGGAGCTGGACAAGCTGGTCGGCATTCGCCTGTTCATGCAGCCGGTGCAGGACCTGACCATCGAAGATCGGGTCAGCCGTACGCAGTACCAGTTCAGCATGTCGTCGCCGGATGCCGAGTTGCTTAGCCTGTGGAGCGAGCGTCTGGTCGAAGCCCTGGCGCAACGGCCGGAACTGACCGATGTCGCCAGCGATTTGCAGGACAAGGGCTTGCAGGTTTATCTGGTGATCGACCGCGATGCGGCGTCGCGGGTCGGCGTGTCGGTGGCGAACATCACCGACGCGCTGTATGACGCCTTCGGCCAGCGGCAGATTTCCACCATTTACACCCAGGCCAGCCAGTACCGCGTGGTGCTGCAATCGCAGTCCGGCGAGAAGATCGGCCCCGATGCGCTGAACCAGATTCACGTCAAGACCACCGATGGCGGACAAGTGCGTCTGTCCAGCCTGGCGCATGTCGAGGAGCGTCAGGCGCAACTGGCGATCACCCACATCGGCCAGTTTCCGGCGGTGATGATGTCGTTCAACCTGGCGCCCGGCGTGGCGTTGGGGCATGCGGTGCAGATCATCGATCAGGTGCAGAAAGACATCGGCATGCCGATTGGCGTGCAGACCCAGTTCCAGGGCGCGGCCGAAGCGTTCCAGGCATCGCTGTCGAGCACCTTGCTGCTGATCCTGGCGGCGGTGGTGACCATGTACATCGTGCTCGGCGTGCTCTACGAGAGCTATATCCATCCGATCACCATCCTCTCGACCTTGCCCTCGGCGGCGGTCGGCGCCTTGCTGGCGCTGCTGTTGAGCGGTAATGACCTGGGGATGATCGCGATCATCGGCATCATCTTGCTGATTGGTATCGTGAAAAAGAACGCGATCATGATGATCGACTTCGCCCTCGAGGCTGAACGTAATCAAGGCATGGACCCGCAGGCTGCGATCTATCAGGCGGCGCTGTTGCGTTTCCGGCCGATTCTGATGACCACCCTGGCGGCATTGTTCGGCGCGGTGCCACTGATGCTCGCCACCGGTTCCGGCGCGGAGTTGCGCCAGCCTTTGGGTCTGGTGATGGTCGGTGGCTTGCTGGTGAGTCAGGTGCTGACGCTGTTCACCACGCCTGTCATCTACTTGTACTTCGACCGCCTCGGGCGGCGCTGGGGCCGTAAGGCCCAGTCCGTGGACCCGGTAGAACAGCCATGA
- a CDS encoding SDR family oxidoreductase has product MDKVIVITGGSRGIGAATALLAAEQGYRICINYQSDEQAAHSVLEQVRALGAQAIAVRADVSIEDEVIALFHRVDTELGRVTALVNNAGTVGQKSRIDEMSEFRILKILKTNVLAPILCAKHAILRMSPKHGGQGGSIVNVSSVASRLGSPNEYVDYAASKGALDSFTIGLSKEVAGEGIRVNAVRPGYIYTDFHALSGDPDRVSKLESAIPMARGGRPDEVAEAIVWLLSDKASYATGTFVDLGGGR; this is encoded by the coding sequence ATGGATAAAGTCATCGTCATCACCGGCGGCAGCCGCGGAATCGGTGCCGCCACGGCCCTGTTGGCCGCCGAGCAGGGTTATCGGATCTGTATCAACTATCAGTCTGACGAGCAGGCGGCGCACAGTGTGCTGGAGCAAGTCCGCGCACTCGGCGCCCAAGCCATCGCCGTGCGCGCCGACGTCAGCATCGAAGACGAAGTGATCGCACTGTTTCACCGCGTGGACACCGAATTGGGTCGGGTTACCGCGCTGGTGAACAACGCCGGCACCGTCGGGCAAAAGTCGCGGATCGACGAAATGTCGGAATTCCGCATTCTGAAAATCCTCAAGACCAACGTCCTGGCGCCGATTCTCTGCGCCAAACACGCGATTTTGCGCATGTCGCCCAAACACGGCGGGCAGGGCGGCAGCATCGTCAACGTCTCCTCGGTCGCCTCGCGTTTGGGCTCACCCAACGAGTACGTGGATTACGCAGCGTCCAAAGGGGCGCTGGACAGCTTCACCATCGGTCTGTCCAAGGAAGTGGCGGGCGAGGGGATTCGCGTCAATGCCGTGCGTCCGGGTTACATCTACACCGATTTCCATGCATTGAGCGGCGATCCGGATCGGGTCAGCAAACTTGAGTCGGCGATTCCGATGGCCCGTGGTGGGCGGCCGGATGAAGTGGCGGAGGCGATTGTGTGGTTGTTGTCGGATAAGGCTTCTTATGCGACAGGGACTTTCGTCGACCTGGGTGGTGGGCGTTAA
- a CDS encoding efflux transporter outer membrane subunit gives MTDRSLLNLAAPLITARGSRLLSLSLCVAMLSACAIGPDYQRPPAATPAQYKEAAGWRQANPSDSLARGAWWELYGDQQLNGLIEKLNSANQTVAQSEAQYRQAQALVRSARGAFFPTVDLTVSKNRSSQGTGSSSSSLSSSSSGIRDTYSAQAGVSWEADIWGKLRRGLEADTANAQASFADLAAMRLSQQSELVQNYLQLRVIDEQKRLLEATVEAYQRSLKMTENQYRAGVSGKDAVAQATTQLKTTQAEMVDLIWQRAQFENAIAVLIGLPPAEFSLAETPDIPALPQVPLSLPSQLLERRPDIASAERSVMAANANIGVAKAAYYPDLTLSMNGGYSSSTYANWISLPNRFWSVGPQLAMTLFDGGQRSAEVDRSEAAYDETVAKYRQTVLDGFREVENYLVQLKVLEDEAKVRQEALDAARESLRLTRNQYKAGLIAYLDVVVVQATALSNERNVLSLLQSRLIASVQLIAALGGGWDGQLQVSDKQ, from the coding sequence ATGACTGACCGTTCGCTTCTCAACCTGGCTGCACCGCTGATCACGGCCCGAGGCTCGCGTTTGCTGAGCCTGTCGCTGTGCGTGGCGATGCTCAGCGCCTGCGCCATCGGCCCGGATTACCAGCGCCCGCCAGCCGCCACACCGGCGCAGTACAAAGAGGCGGCCGGCTGGCGTCAGGCCAACCCCAGCGATTCGTTGGCGCGTGGTGCCTGGTGGGAGCTGTATGGCGATCAGCAGCTCAACGGCCTGATCGAAAAGCTCAACAGCGCCAACCAGACCGTTGCCCAGTCCGAGGCCCAGTACCGTCAGGCCCAGGCTTTGGTGCGCAGTGCCCGGGGGGCATTTTTCCCGACGGTGGACCTGACCGTCAGCAAGAACCGCTCCAGCCAGGGTACCGGCAGCAGCAGTTCGAGCCTGAGCAGTTCGTCCAGCGGCATCCGTGACACTTACTCGGCACAGGCCGGGGTCAGTTGGGAAGCCGACATCTGGGGCAAATTACGTCGAGGCCTGGAAGCCGACACGGCCAACGCCCAGGCGAGTTTTGCCGATCTGGCGGCGATGCGCCTGAGCCAGCAATCGGAATTGGTGCAGAACTACCTGCAACTTCGGGTGATCGATGAGCAGAAACGCCTGCTGGAAGCGACAGTCGAGGCCTATCAGCGCTCGTTGAAAATGACCGAAAACCAGTACCGCGCCGGAGTTTCCGGCAAGGATGCGGTGGCCCAGGCCACCACTCAGCTCAAAACCACCCAGGCGGAAATGGTCGACCTGATCTGGCAGCGCGCGCAGTTCGAGAATGCCATCGCCGTGCTGATCGGCCTGCCGCCGGCCGAATTCAGCCTGGCCGAAACCCCAGACATCCCGGCGCTGCCCCAGGTGCCGCTGAGCTTGCCTTCGCAGCTGCTGGAACGGCGCCCGGACATCGCCTCCGCCGAACGCTCGGTGATGGCCGCCAACGCCAACATCGGCGTGGCGAAGGCGGCCTACTACCCGGACCTGACCCTGAGCATGAACGGCGGCTATAGCAGCAGCACGTATGCCAACTGGATCAGCCTGCCGAACCGTTTCTGGTCGGTCGGCCCACAACTGGCCATGACCCTGTTCGACGGTGGCCAGCGCTCGGCGGAAGTCGACCGCAGTGAAGCGGCCTACGACGAGACTGTCGCCAAATACCGCCAGACCGTGCTCGATGGCTTTCGCGAAGTGGAAAACTATCTGGTGCAGCTCAAGGTGCTGGAAGACGAGGCCAAGGTGCGCCAGGAAGCGCTGGATGCGGCGCGCGAGTCCCTTCGCTTGACCCGGAATCAGTACAAGGCCGGGTTGATTGCCTATCTGGATGTGGTGGTGGTTCAGGCCACGGCGCTGAGTAACGAGCGCAACGTGTTGAGCTTGTTGCAGAGCCGGCTGATTGCCAGCGTGCAGTTGATTGCCGCGCTGGGCGGCGGGTGGGACGGGCAGCTTCAGGTCAGCGACAAGCAATAG
- a CDS encoding efflux RND transporter permease subunit, producing MNLSGPFIRRPVATMLLSLAIMLLGGVSFGLLPVSPLPQMDFPVIVVQASLPGASPEVMASTVATPLERSFGAIAGVNTMSSRSSQGSTRVILQFDLDRDINGAAREVQAAINASRNLLPSGMRSMPTYKKVNPSQAPIMVLSLTSDVLEKGQLYDLASTILSQSLSQVQGVGEVQIGGSSLPAVRIELEPQALNQYGVALDDVRTTVANANVRRPKGSVEDSQRLWQVQANDQLEKAKDYESLIIHYADGAALRLKDVAKVSDSVEDRYNSGFFNDDAAVLLVINRQAGANIIETVNEIKAQLPALQAVLPASVKLNLAMDRSPVIKATLHEAEMTLLIAVALVILVVFLFLGNFRASLIPTLAVPVSLVGTFAVMYLYGFSLNNLSLMALILATGLVVDDAIVVLENISRHIDKGVPPMKAAYLGAQEVGFTLLSMNVSLVAVFLSILFMGGIIESLFREFSITLAAAIVVSLLVSLTLTPMLCARWLKPHTPGQENRLQRWSQRANDWMVGKYATSLDWVLRHRRLTLLSLFVTIGVNIALYVVVPKTFMPQQDTGQLIGFVRGDNGLSFSVMQPKMETFRRAVLKDDAVQSVAGFIGGNNGTNNAFMLVRLKPIKERNLSAQKVIERLRKEMPKVPGAQLMLMADQDLQFGGGREQTTSQYSYILQSGDLGALREWYPKVVAAFKALPELTAIDAREGRGAQQVTLIVDRDQAKRLGVDMNMVTAVLNNAYSQRQISTIYDSLNQYQVVMEVNPKYAQDPVTLNQVKVITADGARIPLSTIAHYESSLENDRVSHEGQFASESIAFDMADGVTVEQGSAAIERAIAKVGLPEDVISKMAGTADAFAAAQKSQPWMILGALVAVYLVLGVLYESYIHPLTILSTLPSAGVGALLSIYVLGGEFSLISLLGLFLLIGVVKKNAILMIDLALQLERHQGLEPLESIRSACLQRLRPILMTTLAAILGALPLLLSRAEGAEMRQPLGLTIIGGLVFSQVLTLYTTPVVYLYLDKLRHRFNRWRGVRTDAALETPL from the coding sequence ATGAACCTGTCCGGACCTTTCATCAGGCGCCCGGTCGCGACGATGTTGCTGAGCCTGGCGATCATGTTGCTGGGCGGCGTGAGCTTCGGCCTGTTGCCGGTATCGCCGTTGCCGCAGATGGATTTCCCGGTGATCGTGGTCCAGGCGAGCCTGCCCGGTGCGAGCCCGGAGGTCATGGCTTCCACCGTGGCGACGCCGCTGGAGCGTTCCTTCGGCGCGATCGCCGGGGTCAACACCATGAGCAGCCGTTCCAGCCAGGGCTCGACCCGGGTGATTCTGCAGTTCGACCTGGACCGCGACATCAACGGCGCGGCGCGGGAAGTGCAGGCGGCGATCAACGCCTCGCGCAACCTGCTGCCGAGCGGGATGCGCAGCATGCCGACCTACAAGAAGGTCAACCCATCGCAAGCGCCGATCATGGTGCTGTCGCTGACCTCGGATGTGCTGGAAAAAGGCCAGCTCTACGACTTGGCCTCGACCATTCTGTCCCAGAGCCTGTCCCAGGTGCAGGGCGTGGGTGAAGTGCAGATCGGCGGCAGTTCGTTGCCGGCGGTGCGCATCGAGCTCGAACCCCAGGCGCTCAACCAGTACGGCGTGGCACTGGACGATGTGCGCACCACCGTCGCCAACGCCAACGTGCGCCGGCCCAAGGGCTCGGTCGAAGACAGCCAGCGGCTGTGGCAGGTGCAGGCCAACGACCAGCTGGAAAAAGCCAAGGATTACGAGTCGCTGATCATTCACTACGCGGACGGCGCGGCCCTGCGCCTGAAGGATGTGGCCAAGGTCAGCGACAGCGTCGAAGACCGCTACAACAGCGGGTTCTTCAATGACGACGCAGCGGTGTTGCTGGTGATCAACCGCCAGGCCGGCGCCAACATCATCGAGACGGTCAACGAGATCAAGGCGCAATTGCCGGCGTTGCAGGCGGTGCTGCCGGCCAGCGTCAAGCTGAACCTGGCGATGGACCGCTCACCGGTGATCAAGGCCACCCTGCACGAAGCGGAAATGACCCTGTTGATCGCCGTGGCGCTGGTGATTCTGGTGGTGTTCCTGTTCCTCGGTAACTTTCGCGCCTCGCTGATTCCAACCCTGGCGGTGCCGGTGTCACTGGTGGGCACGTTCGCGGTGATGTACCTCTACGGCTTCTCCCTGAACAACCTGTCGCTGATGGCGCTGATTCTGGCCACCGGGCTGGTGGTGGACGACGCCATCGTGGTGCTGGAGAACATTTCCCGGCACATCGACAAAGGCGTGCCACCGATGAAGGCCGCCTACCTCGGGGCGCAGGAAGTCGGCTTCACGCTGCTGTCGATGAACGTTTCGCTGGTGGCGGTGTTCCTGTCGATCCTGTTCATGGGCGGGATCATCGAAAGCCTGTTCCGCGAGTTTTCCATCACCCTGGCGGCGGCCATCGTGGTGTCGTTGCTGGTGTCGCTGACGCTGACGCCGATGCTCTGCGCCCGCTGGCTCAAGCCACATACGCCGGGGCAGGAAAACCGTCTGCAACGCTGGAGCCAGCGGGCCAACGACTGGATGGTTGGCAAATACGCCACCAGCCTCGACTGGGTGCTGCGTCATCGCCGACTGACCTTGCTCAGTCTATTCGTGACGATTGGCGTGAACATTGCGCTGTATGTTGTTGTTCCTAAAACATTTATGCCGCAGCAGGATACCGGCCAGCTGATCGGTTTCGTACGTGGCGATAATGGCCTGTCGTTCAGCGTGATGCAGCCGAAGATGGAAACCTTCCGCCGCGCCGTGCTCAAGGACGACGCGGTGCAAAGCGTTGCAGGGTTCATCGGTGGCAACAACGGCACCAATAACGCATTCATGCTGGTGCGGCTCAAGCCGATCAAGGAGCGCAACCTGTCCGCGCAGAAAGTCATCGAGCGTTTGCGCAAGGAAATGCCCAAGGTGCCCGGTGCGCAACTGATGCTGATGGCCGACCAGGACCTGCAATTTGGCGGCGGTCGCGAGCAGACCACCTCGCAGTATTCCTACATCCTGCAAAGTGGCGATCTCGGCGCGTTGCGCGAGTGGTATCCGAAAGTCGTTGCCGCCTTCAAGGCCCTGCCGGAGTTGACGGCAATTGACGCCCGCGAAGGCCGTGGCGCCCAGCAAGTGACGCTGATTGTCGATCGCGATCAGGCTAAGCGGCTGGGCGTGGACATGAATATGGTCACGGCAGTGCTGAACAACGCCTATAGCCAGAGGCAGATTTCGACGATCTATGACAGCCTCAACCAGTATCAGGTGGTGATGGAGGTCAATCCGAAATACGCCCAGGACCCGGTCACCCTGAATCAGGTCAAAGTGATCACCGCCGACGGCGCGCGGATTCCGTTGTCGACCATTGCCCATTACGAAAGCAGTCTGGAAAACGACCGGGTCAGCCACGAAGGCCAGTTCGCTTCGGAAAGCATTGCCTTCGACATGGCCGACGGAGTGACGGTGGAGCAGGGCTCGGCGGCCATCGAACGGGCGATTGCCAAGGTTGGCCTGCCGGAAGACGTGATCTCGAAAATGGCCGGCACCGCCGATGCCTTCGCCGCCGCCCAGAAGAGCCAGCCGTGGATGATTCTCGGCGCGCTGGTGGCGGTGTATCTGGTACTGGGGGTGCTGTATGAAAGCTACATTCATCCGCTGACCATTCTTTCGACCTTGCCGTCGGCCGGGGTCGGCGCACTGCTGTCGATCTATGTGCTGGGCGGTGAGTTCAGCCTGATCTCCTTGTTGGGACTGTTCCTGTTGATTGGCGTGGTGAAGAAAAACGCCATTCTGATGATCGACCTGGCGCTGCAACTGGAACGGCACCAAGGCCTGGAGCCGCTGGAATCGATCCGCAGCGCTTGCCTGCAACGGCTGCGGCCGATTCTGATGACGACTCTGGCGGCGATCCTCGGGGCCTTGCCGTTGCTGCTGAGCCGTGCCGAAGGGGCGGAAATGCGTCAGCCGCTGGGCCTGACCATCATCGGCGGGCTGGTCTTCAGCCAGGTGCTGACCCTTTACACCACCCCGGTGGTTTACCTCTATCTCGACAAACTGCGCCATCGTTTCAACCGCTGGCGTGGGGTGCGTACCGATGCTGCTCTGGAAACTCCGCTATGA
- a CDS encoding bifunctional diguanylate cyclase/phosphodiesterase yields the protein MLIGSYSLTLVFISLCVAILASYTALDLTGRIATAKGRAVHLWTAGGAFAMGIGVWSMHFIGMLAFKLPIDLGYDATLTALSLLIAVLSCGFALWLVSQPRLPVWQLGFGALIMGAGISAMHYTGMAAMRMQPGIDYDPTLFGASLLIAVGASGAALWIAFRLRQHTPYVRLFRGGAAVIMGIAIVGMHYTGMAAARFADGSFCGAAGSGLKGDGLDNLVLITTLAVLSIALLTSILDARLEARTADLAHSLTEANRELTQLALHDTLTGLPNRVLLADRIDQAMSRVQEQGGFFALMFIDLDGFKPVNDAFGHHMGDQLLREVGLRLREDLRSQDTLARIGGDEFVLLVQLGEPNDALNLAERQVRQIARSFRVAEHDLHISASVGIALYPGNGQTAEELLMNADAAMYHAKGAGKNGHRFFDASMNSNARKQLQLLQDLRNAVDQQQFRLYYQPKFDAGHGRPVGAEALLRWEHPTQGMLLPDSFIDLAEKTGLIIPIGEWVLNEACRQMREWYVLGYTDWRIAVNLSALQFCHAGLVQSVAKALAAHHLPANSLTLEITETTAMSDADASMTVLQELSEMGVDLSIDDFGTGYSSLMYLKRLPANELKIDRGFVRDLEHDSDDAAIVSAIVALGQALGLRIVAEGVETGVQQDFLTQLGCDSLQGYLLGHPLPADRFMVDIHRAEQVGDVVPVAAAEPARLRSAAKPS from the coding sequence ATGCTCATCGGCAGTTATTCCCTTACGCTGGTTTTCATATCGCTCTGTGTGGCGATACTGGCTTCTTATACCGCGCTTGATCTCACCGGGCGCATCGCCACGGCCAAGGGCCGAGCGGTGCATTTATGGACAGCGGGCGGCGCTTTTGCGATGGGCATTGGCGTGTGGTCGATGCATTTCATCGGCATGCTCGCTTTCAAATTGCCAATCGACCTTGGCTACGATGCCACCCTCACGGCGCTGTCGCTGTTGATCGCGGTCCTGTCTTGCGGTTTTGCCCTGTGGCTGGTCAGCCAGCCACGTTTGCCGGTCTGGCAACTGGGGTTCGGTGCGCTGATCATGGGGGCCGGCATCAGTGCCATGCATTACACCGGCATGGCCGCCATGCGCATGCAGCCGGGCATCGATTACGATCCGACTCTGTTCGGCGCGTCGCTGCTGATCGCTGTCGGCGCGTCGGGCGCGGCATTATGGATCGCGTTCCGCCTGCGTCAGCACACGCCGTATGTTCGCCTGTTCCGTGGCGGTGCAGCCGTCATCATGGGCATTGCCATCGTCGGCATGCACTACACCGGCATGGCTGCGGCGCGTTTTGCCGACGGCAGTTTCTGTGGCGCGGCCGGCAGTGGGTTGAAGGGCGATGGCCTGGACAATCTGGTGCTGATCACCACCCTGGCGGTGTTGAGCATTGCCTTGCTGACCTCGATCCTCGATGCACGCCTGGAGGCTCGCACCGCGGATTTGGCCCACTCGCTGACCGAGGCCAATCGCGAACTCACCCAACTGGCGCTGCACGACACCCTGACCGGTTTGCCGAACCGGGTGTTGCTGGCCGATCGCATCGATCAGGCGATGTCGAGGGTGCAGGAGCAGGGCGGCTTTTTCGCGTTGATGTTCATTGATCTGGACGGCTTCAAACCGGTCAACGATGCTTTCGGGCACCACATGGGCGACCAGTTGCTGCGTGAAGTCGGCCTGCGACTGCGCGAGGATCTGCGCAGCCAGGACACCCTGGCGCGGATCGGCGGAGATGAGTTTGTGTTGCTGGTGCAACTGGGCGAGCCGAACGACGCGCTGAACCTGGCGGAGCGTCAGGTCAGGCAGATCGCACGCTCGTTCCGGGTCGCCGAGCATGACCTGCACATTTCCGCGAGCGTCGGCATTGCACTCTATCCGGGCAACGGCCAGACCGCCGAAGAATTGCTGATGAATGCCGACGCCGCGATGTACCACGCCAAAGGCGCGGGGAAAAACGGCCATCGCTTCTTCGACGCCTCGATGAACAGCAACGCGCGTAAACAGCTGCAATTGCTGCAAGACCTGCGCAATGCCGTCGATCAGCAGCAGTTCAGGCTTTATTACCAGCCAAAATTCGACGCCGGTCATGGCCGTCCGGTGGGTGCCGAGGCGTTGTTGCGCTGGGAGCACCCGACCCAGGGCATGTTGCTGCCGGACAGTTTCATCGATCTGGCGGAAAAAACCGGGCTGATCATTCCGATTGGCGAGTGGGTGCTCAACGAAGCCTGCCGTCAGATGCGCGAGTGGTATGTGCTCGGTTATACCGACTGGCGCATCGCGGTGAACCTCTCGGCCTTGCAGTTCTGCCACGCGGGGCTGGTGCAGAGCGTTGCCAAGGCCCTGGCCGCCCATCATCTGCCGGCCAACAGCCTGACCCTCGAAATCACCGAAACCACCGCCATGAGCGACGCCGATGCGAGCATGACAGTGCTGCAGGAACTGTCGGAAATGGGTGTCGACCTGTCTATCGATGACTTTGGCACCGGCTATTCGAGCTTGATGTACCTCAAGCGCCTGCCGGCCAATGAGCTGAAGATCGACCGGGGGTTCGTCCGCGATCTGGAGCACGACAGCGATGACGCGGCGATTGTCTCGGCCATCGTCGCCCTCGGCCAGGCGCTGGGTTTGCGGATCGTGGCCGAAGGGGTGGAGACCGGTGTCCAGCAGGACTTCCTGACCCAGCTGGGCTGCGACTCGCTGCAGGGTTACCTGCTCGGGCATCCGCTGCCGGCCGATCGCTTCATGGTCGACATACACCGAGCGGAACAGGTTGGGGACGTCGTACCTGTAGCAGCTGCCGAGCCCGCGAGGCTGCGTTCGGCGGCGAAGCCGTCGTAA